AGCTTCGACACGCTGCGTCATCTCATCAAGCGGCACGAGCAGGCCGTCGTCTGGGGCGCCTGACCCGCGACGGGCCTCCGTCCTCAGACGAAGCCGAGCGTGGCGGCAGCCAGCACGAGATAACGCCCTGTCTTGGCGATGGCCACAAGCAGGAGGAAGCTCCAGAACGGTTCGCGCAGGACGCCCGCCGCCACCGTCAGCGCGTCGCCGACGACCGGCGCCCAGCTGAACAGCAGGCTCCACCGGCCCCAGCGACGGTACCAGCCGGTCGCCTGGTCGAGATGCCGGGGCTCGACCGGGAACCAGCGCCGGCCGCTGAAGCGTTCGACACCGCGACCAAGCGCCCAGTTGACGACCGCGCCCAAGGTGTTGCCAGCGCTCGCTGCCAGAACCAGCAGCGCCGCCGGCTGCGCATCGGCGACGAGCAGCGCGACGAGCGCTGCCTCCGACTGTGCCGGAAGGATGGTCGCCGCGACGAAGGCGACGGCGAAGAGACCGGCATAGACGGCAAGGTCAGCCACGTCCGCCGCGCCTTGTCGGGCCTGAGCCCCGATCTCCATCCTCGATGCGCATCCGCGCCGCCCTGCCTCGTCGTCGCTCGCCCGATTGCGCGCCTGCAGAGGTGATAGCCCCGGCCCGGACAAGGAAGTTTTAAGGCGCCCGTACTCGGCAGCCCGTCCCCTCCTCATCGGCGGACGCGGGCCGCGAGGCGTGCGTCCCTCTGGCGACCATTTCGCGCAAGCCGCTGCACTCTGCTTGACCCGCCGCGGCGGCGTGCTAAACCTGCCGTCGTTATGTTATTACATATCGCGATCGGCCTGCGCCCCCGCTTCCTGCGCCGCCCCGGAGACCGACCCCAGATGAGCCGCTTCTTCTTCAATCCCCTGCCGCCGAAGCCCCGCCTCGACACCACGTCGATCAAGCGCTGGGCGCGCGCGGCGCTTGCCCTGTCGGACGACGTTCCCGTCTCGGTATCGCAGGTGGCCTGCCGGGAAGCCGGATGCCCCGACCTCGAGACGGTGATCGGCGTGATGAAGCCCGGCTTCAACTTCACCACCTATCGCGTCCTGAAGCCGGTCGCCGAGATCACCGAAACCGACGTGCGCCGCGCTCTCGCGACACCGCCGGCCTCAGCCTAGCCTTCTTCGCCGAAAGCCCGGCTCCAATGGATGGCGCCGAGCGCTGCGAACGCGATCAGGCCGAGCCCGACGACGTCTTCTCCGATCGAAAGAACCACGACGGCAGGCAGCATGGCGAAGGCTCCTCGTTCGCGACAGGTCTTCCGCCTGAAGGTGCGAGAGCCCATCGGGTTCCATGGCAGCCGCCGTTTTCCGCAGTCGCCCGTCGCCGCGGTACCGATCGTCACCCCCGGCGCAGCCAGAGCGCTGCCAGGCGCTTTTCGAGTTCCACGACGAGGAGCATCGCGACCCCGGCTCCCACCACCACGAGTCCATCGTTCAGCCGCAGAGCCTCGGAGCCGAAGATGGCCTGCAGCGGCGGCGCATAGGTGAACGCGAACTGCGCCGCGACCACGATGGCCACACCCGTCAGGACCGCGGGCGTGCCGAGCACGCCCTGCCACGTCAGCGACGGTCCATGCACGTAGCGGACGCTGAACAGGTAGAAGATCTCCATCACAACGATCGCGTTGACCGCCATGGTCCGCGCCGTGCCGACCGTATGTCCCTCGGCGAGTGCGAGCATGAAAACCCCCATCGTGCCGGCGACCATCAGCGCCGAGACGAAGAGGATCCGCCACCGGAGCCGGCCGGACAGGAGCGCCTCGCGCGAACGCCGCGGCGGCCGCGCCATGGCGCCCTCCTCCGTCGGCTCGAAAGCGAGCGTCAGCCCCAGCGCCACCGCGGTGACCATGTTGATCCACAGGATCTGGATCGGCGTGACCGGCAGGGTCAGGCCGAAGGCGATGGCCAGGATGATGGTGAAGGCCTCGCCGCCATTGGTCGGCAGCGTCCAGGCGATCACCTTGGTGAGATTGTCGTAGACCGTCCGGCCCTCGCGCACGGCGGCCACGATCGAGGCGAAGTTGTCGTCGGCCAGCACCATCTCGCTCGCCTCCTTCGCCGCCTCGGTGCCCTTGCGGCCCATGGCGACACCGACGTCGGCGCGTTTCAGCGCGGGCGCGTCGTTCACCCCGTCGCCGGTCATGGCGATGACGTCGCCGGTCGACTGAAGCGATTCGACGAGCCGCAGCTTGTGCTCGGGACTGGTCCGCGCAAACACTGAACCTTCACGCGCCAGCCTGCCGAACTGCGGGCCGTCGACCGTGTCGAGATCCTGTCCCGTATACGCCTTGGGATCGTCGGCGAGCCCCAGTTCGCGGGCAATGGCGCGCGCCGTCGCGGCATGGTCGCCGGTGATCATCTTGACGCTGATCCCGGCGCGCCGGCATTCGGCGATTGCCGCCACGGCCTCGGGACGGGGCGGGTCGATCAGCCCGACGAGCCCGAGGAACGTGAGCCCGGCCCCGACATCGGCGGGCTCGATGTCGGTCGCGCCGGCAGGCATCTGTCGCCGCGCGACCGCGATGATGCGGCGCCCGTCTCCGGCCAGCCGGTGCACGGCATCGTCCCACGTCGCCCGGTCCAGCGGCGCCTCGCCGTCCCGCGTGGCGATGACGCCGCACATGTGGATGATGCGTTCAGGCGCGCCCTTGACGTAGACCAGCGCGTCGCCTTCGGCCGGCTGGTGCAGGGTCGCCATGTAGCGGTGACGCGAATCGAACGGGATCTCGTCCCGGCGCGGCGAGGCCTCCCTCGCTTCGACCGGATCGAGCCCTGCCTTGAGCGCCAGCGAGATCAGGGCTCCCTCCATCGGATCGCCGTCGACGGCCCAGCGGCCATCCGCCTCGCGCAAGGCGGCGTCGTTGCACAGGAACGCTGCGCGGATCAGTTCGGCAAGGACCGGATCCGCCAGCGGCGCCATCGCCTTGCCCTCGACGTCTTCGAAGGAGCCTCTCGGTTCGTAGCCGGCGCCGCTCACCGCGACGCTACCGTCCGCCACCACCAGCACGCCGGCCATCATCTCGTTGCGTGTCAGCGTTCCCGTCTTGTCCGAGCAGATCACCGACACGGAGCCCAGCGTCTCCACCGCGGGCAACCGCCGGATGATGGCATTGCGGCGCGCCATGCGCTGCACGCCCACGGCGAGCGTGATCGTCATCACGGCCGGCAGCCCTTCGGGGATGGCCGCGACGGCGAGGCCGACGACGGTCATGAAGGCCTCGTCGATCGCATAGCCCTGCACGTAGAGCGCATAGGCGAACACGAGGACCGATGCGGCGAGCACCGCGATCGTCACCTGCCGCGCGAACTGGTTTATCTGCCGCACCAGCGGCGTCGCCAGTTGCTCGACCGCGCCGATCATCGAGGAGATGCGGCCGAGTTCGGTCGCACGCCCGGTCGCCACGGCGATGCCGGTGCCCTGCCCCGCCGCCACGAATGTCCCGGAGAAGGCCATCGAGGTCCGGTCGCCAAGCGACGCGTTCAGGCCGGCCGGCCGCGTGGCCTTGTCGGTCGGGACCGATTCGCCGGTCAGGATCGCCTCGTCGATCAGCAGATTGCGCGCCTTGACCAGCCTGAGGTCGGCCGGGACGCGGTCTCCGGCCTCGAGCAGCACCAGGTCGCCCGGAACGACGTCTTCGGCCGCGATCGTCACCCGCCGGCCGCCGCGCAACACGGAGGCATGCGGGTCGATCATGCCCCGCACGGCCGCGAGTGCATTTTCGGCCCGCCCCTCCTGGACGAAACCGATGACCGCATTGGCCAGCACCACCGCTAGGATCACCAGCGAATCCGTCACGTGCCCGATCGCCGCCGCCATCACTCCCGCCGCGATCAGCACATAGATCAGAAGGTTGTGGAACTGGGCGAGGAACCGCACCAGCGCGCCGCGCCGCCGGCCTTCCGGCAGCCGGTTCGGGCCGAAGGCGGAAAGCCGCCGCGCCGCCTCGGAATCCGAAAGCCCGTCAGGCGCGACCTTCAGGGCCGCGTGCGCCGCCTGCACGTCCTCGGCATGCCATGCACCCGCAGGCAGGCGTTCCAGGGGGGCATCCGCAGCTTGAAACGGCGTGGTCGGCTGGATCATGGCGTCTCCGATGCTCGGTCCTGCCGCGGCAACGGGCGATGGGCGCGCGCCGCGGCAAGGTCGCCAATTGGAGCACAACCGCAGAGCGCGCCTTGATCCTCGTCAGTTTACGTCATGGTTGGCGCGAGCAGCCGCGGATCGGCCGACGCCATGGTGGCGAGGACTCGGCGCAGTCTTGGCCCGACGATGGAACGGCTGGGTCCCTGCCGAAGAGACTCAGCCCACGGGGGCGGTCTTCGGCCGCCTGATCCGCGCCGCCGCTTCGATCACCAGCGGCTTCAGCCCGCCGCCACCTGCATCGACAAGCTGGAAAAACTGTGCCCTCATGCGGGGTTCCCAGAAATTGTTGATGTGCTCCGCGATGCCTGCGACCGCTTCCTCATGCTTGCGCGTCTGGAAGAAGGTGGCGATCTGGTTGGCCATGTAGACGAGCTTGTCAGGCGACATCGGCGATCCCTCCGGCAATTCGGTCGGCATGGGTGAAGACTTCGAACTCGGCACCGCGCACCACGGCCACCAGAGTGATGCCGGCGCTTTCGGCCGTGCGCACGGCGAGCGCGGTCGGTGCGGAGACGGCAAACAGGAAGGACGCGCCGAGCGCGGCCGTCTTCTGCACCATCTCGACCGAGATGCGGCTGGTCACCACGACGGCGCCGCGCGCGGCATCGACGCCGCCGCGCAGCAGCGCGCCGGCAAGCTTGTCCAGCGCGTTGTGGCGGCCGACGTCCTCGCGAACGGCGACCATGCCGGTGTCGAAAGCGTAGAAGCCGGCGGCATGCACCGCGCGTGTCGCCGAATTGAGCGGCTGCTCGCCCTCCAGCGCGGCGACTGCGGCCGAAACGGTGGCGGCAGCGATCCGGATGCCCGGATCGGCGACGGGCCGCGGCTCGCGCAGGGCCTGCTCGATGCTCTCGATGCCGCAGAGCCCGCAGCCGACCGGTCCCGCCAGATGCCGCCTGCGGGCGGCGAGCGCGGCCCCCGCGTCCTGCGCGAGCCGGATCTGCAGGTCGATGCCCGTTCCCGCCTCGACGACCTCCACACGGTCGATGCCGCCGGCCGAACCGATGATCCCTTCCGTCAGGCTGAAGCCGTATGCGAAATCAACCAGATCGTCCGGAGTCGCCATCATCACCGCATGGGTCGAGCCGCCATAGGAAAATGCCACCGGCGTCTCCTCCGGGACGGCGCGGCTGTCCTCCACCCGCGCGCCATCGCGCCGCGCGACGCGGTCGACGAGCCGGCGGGAGGGGAACGCCGTCACGCTCATTCGGCCGGTTCGGGCACCGCCACCCGGCGCGACTGCCGCGCCTGCTCGGCATACTCCATCTGCCAGTCGGTCGGCCCGTTCGACGGCGAGATCTGTACCGCCGTCACCTTGTACTCGGGACAGTTGGTCGCCCAGTCCGAATAGTCGGTGGTGATGACGTTGGCCTGCGTCGTCGGGTGGTGGAAGGTGGTGTAGACGACACCCGGCGACACCCGGTCGGTGATCTTGGCCCGCAGGCTCGTCTCGCCGGAGCGGCTGGCGAGCTTGACCCAGTCGCCGTCCTTGATGCCGCGATTCTCGGCATCGTGCGGATGGATCTCCAGCACGTCCTCGTCGTGCCACATCACGTTGGCCGTGCGCCGGGTCTGCGCGCCGACATTGTACTGCGACAGGATGCGGCCTGTGGTGAGCAGCAGCGGGAAGCGCGGGCCGGTCTTCTCGTCCGTCGCCACATAGTCGGTGCGGATGAAACGGCCCTTGCCGCGCACGAAGCC
The nucleotide sequence above comes from Aquibium microcysteis. Encoded proteins:
- a CDS encoding nitrate reductase; the protein is MSRFFFNPLPPKPRLDTTSIKRWARAALALSDDVPVSVSQVACREAGCPDLETVIGVMKPGFNFTTYRVLKPVAEITETDVRRALATPPASA
- a CDS encoding YqaA family protein; the encoded protein is MADLAVYAGLFAVAFVAATILPAQSEAALVALLVADAQPAALLVLAASAGNTLGAVVNWALGRGVERFSGRRWFPVEPRHLDQATGWYRRWGRWSLLFSWAPVVGDALTVAAGVLREPFWSFLLLVAIAKTGRYLVLAAATLGFV
- a CDS encoding formate dehydrogenase subunit delta translates to MSPDKLVYMANQIATFFQTRKHEEAVAGIAEHINNFWEPRMRAQFFQLVDAGGGGLKPLVIEAAARIRRPKTAPVG
- a CDS encoding cation-transporting P-type ATPase translates to MIQPTTPFQAADAPLERLPAGAWHAEDVQAAHAALKVAPDGLSDSEAARRLSAFGPNRLPEGRRRGALVRFLAQFHNLLIYVLIAAGVMAAAIGHVTDSLVILAVVLANAVIGFVQEGRAENALAAVRGMIDPHASVLRGGRRVTIAAEDVVPGDLVLLEAGDRVPADLRLVKARNLLIDEAILTGESVPTDKATRPAGLNASLGDRTSMAFSGTFVAAGQGTGIAVATGRATELGRISSMIGAVEQLATPLVRQINQFARQVTIAVLAASVLVFAYALYVQGYAIDEAFMTVVGLAVAAIPEGLPAVMTITLAVGVQRMARRNAIIRRLPAVETLGSVSVICSDKTGTLTRNEMMAGVLVVADGSVAVSGAGYEPRGSFEDVEGKAMAPLADPVLAELIRAAFLCNDAALREADGRWAVDGDPMEGALISLALKAGLDPVEAREASPRRDEIPFDSRHRYMATLHQPAEGDALVYVKGAPERIIHMCGVIATRDGEAPLDRATWDDAVHRLAGDGRRIIAVARRQMPAGATDIEPADVGAGLTFLGLVGLIDPPRPEAVAAIAECRRAGISVKMITGDHAATARAIARELGLADDPKAYTGQDLDTVDGPQFGRLAREGSVFARTSPEHKLRLVESLQSTGDVIAMTGDGVNDAPALKRADVGVAMGRKGTEAAKEASEMVLADDNFASIVAAVREGRTVYDNLTKVIAWTLPTNGGEAFTIILAIAFGLTLPVTPIQILWINMVTAVALGLTLAFEPTEEGAMARPPRRSREALLSGRLRWRILFVSALMVAGTMGVFMLALAEGHTVGTARTMAVNAIVVMEIFYLFSVRYVHGPSLTWQGVLGTPAVLTGVAIVVAAQFAFTYAPPLQAIFGSEALRLNDGLVVVGAGVAMLLVVELEKRLAALWLRRG
- the fdhD gene encoding formate dehydrogenase accessory sulfurtransferase FdhD, with amino-acid sequence MSVTAFPSRRLVDRVARRDGARVEDSRAVPEETPVAFSYGGSTHAVMMATPDDLVDFAYGFSLTEGIIGSAGGIDRVEVVEAGTGIDLQIRLAQDAGAALAARRRHLAGPVGCGLCGIESIEQALREPRPVADPGIRIAAATVSAAVAALEGEQPLNSATRAVHAAGFYAFDTGMVAVREDVGRHNALDKLAGALLRGGVDAARGAVVVTSRISVEMVQKTAALGASFLFAVSAPTALAVRTAESAGITLVAVVRGAEFEVFTHADRIAGGIADVA